From Candidatus Limnocylindrales bacterium, the proteins below share one genomic window:
- the larC gene encoding nickel pincer cofactor biosynthesis protein LarC, with product MKTAYFEASSGIAGDMTVAALLDAGGLDVSDLRHALAALPVDGYSVDASRVGVAGVPALHFHVALEHARQPHRHWSDISRMLDDARGAGISAGTHERAMAIFERLARAEAEVHRVDIDHVHFHEVGAVDSIVDIVGAAWCLDALAVEACFVGSIAAGSGYVDTEHGRLPVPAPATAVLLRGFDVILGDGRGELVTPTGAAILAAMARPFRPIFQLRASGAGAGTRRLEDRPNVLRVFLGEADERSEESLVMLEAEIDDMTPAALAHACEALRAQGARDVTLLPVQMKKGRLGMRLAVLCDLALMDALARQILTATSTLGIRYRAVPRQIVPRRIDIVETEYGPIAVKIAVRPDGSETAEPEFEDVARASLHMRATFADVRAAALAAARRGRG from the coding sequence ATGAAAACAGCCTATTTCGAGGCCAGTTCGGGCATCGCCGGCGACATGACGGTGGCCGCTCTCCTGGATGCCGGCGGTCTTGACGTGTCCGACCTGCGCCACGCTCTGGCCGCCCTTCCGGTGGACGGCTACTCCGTCGACGCGAGCAGAGTCGGGGTCGCCGGCGTGCCCGCGCTGCACTTCCATGTCGCGCTCGAGCACGCCCGTCAGCCGCACCGCCACTGGTCCGACATCAGCCGCATGCTGGATGACGCGCGTGGCGCCGGCATCTCGGCCGGCACGCACGAGCGCGCCATGGCGATCTTTGAACGCCTCGCCCGCGCCGAGGCGGAAGTTCATCGGGTCGACATCGACCACGTCCACTTTCACGAGGTCGGCGCCGTCGACTCCATCGTCGACATCGTCGGTGCGGCCTGGTGTCTGGATGCGCTGGCCGTCGAGGCATGCTTCGTCGGCAGCATCGCCGCGGGCTCCGGATACGTCGACACCGAGCACGGCCGCCTGCCAGTGCCGGCTCCGGCCACTGCCGTGCTGCTGCGCGGCTTCGACGTGATCCTCGGCGACGGCAGAGGCGAGCTCGTCACGCCCACGGGCGCGGCGATCCTTGCGGCAATGGCAAGGCCCTTCCGTCCGATCTTCCAGCTGCGCGCCAGCGGCGCCGGCGCCGGCACCAGGCGGCTCGAGGACAGGCCCAACGTGCTGCGCGTCTTCCTCGGCGAAGCCGACGAGCGCAGCGAAGAGTCGCTGGTGATGCTCGAGGCCGAGATCGACGACATGACGCCCGCGGCGCTGGCCCACGCCTGCGAGGCGCTGCGAGCGCAGGGCGCCCGCGACGTGACGCTGCTTCCGGTGCAGATGAAGAAGGGCCGCCTGGGCATGCGTCTGGCCGTGTTGTGCGACCTCGCGCTCATGGACGCGCTCGCGCGCCAGATCCTGACCGCGACGAGCACGCTCGGCATTCGCTACCGCGCGGTGCCTCGGCAGATCGTGCCGCGGCGGATCGACATCGTCGAAACCGAGTACGGGCCGATTGCGGTCAAGATCGCAGTGCGTCCCGATGGGAGCGAGACGGCCGAGCCCGAATTCGAGGACGTGGCACGAGCGTCGCTGCACATGCGCGCGACATTCGCCGACGTGCGAGCGGCCGCGCTGGCCGCGGCGAGACGAGGGCGCGGGTAG
- a CDS encoding DUF4345 domain-containing protein translates to MRQGSVTVGRMRIQRILVALGALAFGAFGLFSLAAPATLLELIHAEPLDGNAYNDIRAMYGGAELAIAILLVQSLRRPQWLRAGLILQTVVFACMASARILSIALDGVPEPALVGAGAAELVAAVAGVLALREREAQG, encoded by the coding sequence ATGCGGCAGGGGTCGGTCACCGTCGGTCGCATGAGAATCCAGCGCATCCTCGTGGCGCTGGGCGCGCTGGCTTTCGGCGCTTTCGGCCTGTTCTCCCTGGCCGCGCCCGCTACGCTGCTCGAGCTCATCCACGCGGAGCCGCTGGATGGGAATGCGTACAACGACATCCGGGCGATGTACGGCGGCGCGGAGCTGGCCATCGCGATCCTGCTCGTCCAGTCCCTGCGCCGACCGCAATGGCTGCGGGCGGGGCTGATCCTGCAGACCGTCGTCTTTGCGTGCATGGCGTCGGCGCGAATCCTCAGCATCGCTCTCGATGGCGTTCCGGAGCCGGCGCTCGTCGGTGCCGGCGCAGCGGAGCTGGTCGCGGCCGTGGCCGGCGTGCTCGCGCTTCGCGAGCGTGAGGCGCAAGGCTAG
- a CDS encoding MopE-related protein — translation MTVSRSCPPAAVAAVLALACFAIAVPSAAADESLLCHKVKDGQKFKGAVVDIAAASASFSVPAGCSIVGKAADFCTAASVTIVSTDASGGASVADPQGLSGNDYVCYKLKCSGEAPAAGEVEDPFGARAMEFKTPGKLCVPALAVSATTTTDTTTTTEAPTTTTTVTTTTTTTTIPCPGGTPSAEVCNNVDDNCNGTVDDGLYRTCYTGPSGTAGVGACRTGQQTCSAGSWGSSCPNEVTPKAESCNGTDDDCDGSVDEQLVCP, via the coding sequence ATGACCGTTTCCCGTTCCTGCCCGCCGGCGGCCGTCGCTGCCGTGCTCGCTCTGGCCTGCTTTGCAATCGCGGTGCCGTCGGCCGCTGCCGACGAGTCGCTGCTCTGCCACAAGGTCAAGGATGGCCAGAAGTTCAAGGGAGCCGTGGTGGACATCGCTGCCGCAAGCGCGTCCTTCTCGGTCCCCGCCGGCTGCAGCATCGTCGGCAAGGCCGCCGACTTCTGCACGGCGGCATCGGTCACCATCGTTTCCACCGACGCCAGTGGCGGCGCTTCCGTCGCCGACCCGCAGGGCCTCTCCGGCAACGATTACGTCTGCTACAAACTCAAGTGCTCGGGAGAAGCACCGGCCGCGGGCGAGGTCGAGGACCCCTTCGGCGCTCGGGCCATGGAGTTCAAGACGCCCGGCAAGCTGTGCGTGCCGGCCCTCGCCGTGTCTGCCACCACGACGACGGATACGACCACGACCACGGAAGCGCCGACGACCACCACGACAGTCACGACGACGACGACCACGACCACGATCCCGTGCCCGGGCGGAACGCCGTCCGCCGAGGTCTGCAACAACGTCGATGACAACTGCAACGGCACCGTCGACGATGGCTTGTACCGCACCTGCTACACGGGGCCGTCAGGAACGGCAGGCGTCGGCGCGTGTCGCACCGGACAGCAGACGTGCAGCGCCGGGAGCTGGGGCTCGAGCTGCCCGAACGAGGTCACGCCAAAGGCCGAATCGTGCAACGGCACCGACGACGATTGCGACGGGAGCGTCGACGAGCAGCTGGTCTGCCCCTGA
- a CDS encoding neutral zinc metallopeptidase, giving the protein MRWTPGGRSRYLEDRRGMRVAGGAGLGVGGTLILLVLSLVFGQDFLSLYSAVETMTPTMQEGEAPVHDEEEPLVQFVSFVLDDAQQTWSQMVRGYEPAHLVLFRDAVRSACGYAQAATGPFYCPSDQKIYIDLGFYRELKERFGAPGDFAQAYVLAHEIGHHVQTLLGTSAKVRRAQQVQPGSANELSVRMELQADCYAGVWASSTEQRQILEKGDVEEGLQAAAAVGDDRVTQGRISPDSFTHGTSKQRSEWFHRGYRAGTPEACDTFASAR; this is encoded by the coding sequence ATGCGATGGACACCCGGCGGCCGAAGCCGCTACCTCGAAGACCGCCGCGGCATGCGCGTGGCCGGCGGCGCCGGCCTCGGCGTGGGCGGCACTCTGATTCTTCTGGTGCTCAGCCTGGTCTTCGGACAGGACTTCCTCTCGCTCTACAGCGCCGTCGAAACGATGACGCCGACGATGCAGGAAGGAGAGGCGCCGGTGCACGACGAGGAAGAGCCGCTGGTGCAGTTCGTCTCCTTCGTGCTCGATGACGCGCAGCAGACCTGGTCGCAGATGGTGCGAGGCTACGAGCCGGCGCACCTGGTGCTGTTCCGCGACGCCGTTCGCTCGGCTTGCGGCTACGCGCAGGCGGCCACGGGACCGTTCTACTGCCCGAGCGACCAGAAGATCTACATCGACCTCGGCTTCTACCGCGAGCTGAAGGAGCGCTTCGGAGCGCCCGGCGACTTCGCGCAGGCCTACGTGCTCGCGCACGAGATCGGCCACCACGTGCAGACGCTGCTCGGAACCTCCGCGAAGGTGCGGCGCGCGCAGCAGGTGCAGCCGGGAAGCGCCAACGAGCTATCGGTGCGGATGGAGCTGCAGGCCGACTGCTACGCCGGAGTGTGGGCAAGCTCGACCGAGCAGCGCCAGATCCTGGAGAAGGGCGACGTCGAGGAAGGGCTGCAGGCGGCCGCGGCGGTTGGCGACGATCGCGTCACCCAGGGCCGCATCTCGCCCGACTCCTTCACGCACGGGACATCGAAGCAGCGCTCGGAGTGGTTCCACCGCGGCTACCGCGCCGGCACGCCCGAGGCCTGCGATACGTTTGCCAGCGCGCGGTGA
- the bioD gene encoding dethiobiotin synthase, producing the protein MMRGLFITGTDTGVGKTVVTCAIAAALRERGMRVAVYKPVETGCSVRDGRRIGEDCQKLASAAGGGQSAEDVVSYLLLEPAAPLVAAQAENVTIDPARLTQDFARMASSADFTLVESAGGLLVPITARYSYRDLARELGLPLLCVVGSRLGCINHALLTLEAAQAAGIAVAGYVMNELPGITDDSLAARTNGDVLRAVSRARPLGAFPAVADAAPAELARLAREHLDLETIVRCSREVAAPPC; encoded by the coding sequence ATGATGCGAGGTCTCTTCATCACCGGCACCGATACGGGCGTCGGCAAGACCGTGGTGACCTGCGCCATCGCGGCGGCGCTGCGCGAGCGCGGGATGCGCGTCGCCGTCTACAAGCCGGTGGAGACCGGCTGCAGCGTGCGCGATGGACGCCGCATCGGAGAGGATTGCCAGAAGCTGGCGAGCGCCGCCGGCGGCGGCCAGAGCGCCGAGGACGTCGTCAGCTATCTGCTGCTCGAGCCGGCAGCGCCGCTGGTGGCCGCGCAGGCCGAGAACGTGACGATCGATCCTGCGCGGCTGACGCAGGACTTCGCCCGCATGGCTTCGAGCGCAGACTTCACGCTGGTGGAGAGCGCCGGCGGGCTGCTGGTTCCGATCACGGCCCGGTACTCGTACCGCGACCTCGCCCGTGAGCTGGGCCTGCCGCTGCTGTGCGTGGTCGGCTCGCGCCTGGGCTGCATCAACCACGCGCTGCTGACGCTGGAGGCGGCGCAGGCGGCCGGCATCGCCGTGGCTGGCTATGTGATGAATGAGCTTCCCGGCATCACCGACGACTCTCTGGCAGCGCGTACCAACGGCGATGTGCTGCGGGCGGTCAGCCGCGCGCGTCCGCTCGGCGCCTTCCCGGCCGTGGCCGATGCCGCGCCGGCCGAGCTGGCACGGCTGGCACGCGAGCATCTGGACCTGGAGACGATCGTGCGCTGCTCGCGCGAAGTGGCCGCGCCGCCGTGCTAG